The Papio anubis isolate 15944 chromosome 1, Panubis1.0, whole genome shotgun sequence genome window below encodes:
- the MOV10 gene encoding helicase MOV-10 isoform X1: MPSKFSCRQLREAGQCFESFLVVRGLDMETDRERLRTIYNRDFKISFGTPAPGFSSMLYGMKIANLAYVTKTRVRFFRLDRWADVRFPEKRRMKLGSDISKHHKSLLAKIFYDRAEYLHGKHGVDVEVQGPHEARDGQLLIRLDLNRKEVLTLRLRNGGTQSVTLTHLFPLCRTPQFAFYNEDQELPCPLGPGECYELHVHCKTSFVGYFPATVLWELLGPGESGSEGAGTFYIARFLAAVAHSPLAAQLKPMTPFKRTRITGNPVVTNRIEEGERPDRAKGYDLELSMALGTYYPPPRLRQLLPMLLQGTSIFTAPKEIAEIKAQLETTLKWRNYEVKLRLLLHLEELQMEHDIRHYDLESVPMTWDPVDQNPRLLTLEVPGVTESRPSVLRGDHLFALLSSETHQEDPVTYKGFVHKVELDRVKLSFSMSLLSRFVDGLTFKVNFTFNRQPLRVQHRALELTGRWLLWPMLFPVAPRDIPLLPSDVKLKLYDRSLESNPEQLQAMRHIVMGTTRPAPYIIFGPPGTGKTVTLVEAIKQVVKHLPKAHILACAPSNSGADLLCQRLRVHLPSSIYRLLAPSRDIRMVPEDIKPCCNWDAKKGEYVFPAKKKLQEYRVLITTLITAGRLVSAQFPIDHFTHIFIDEAGHCMEPESLVAIAGLMEVKETGDPGGQLVLAGDPRQLGPVLRSPLTQKHGLGYSLLERLLTYNSLYKKGPEGYDPQFITKLLRNYRSHPTILDIPNQLYYEGELQACADVVDRERFCRWAGLPRQGFPIIFHGVMGKDEREGNSPSFFNPEEAATVTSYLKLLLAPSSKKGKARLSPRSVGVISPYRKQVRSSVTSKGGAPPPDGTSLISRPLGRGFRSLGLCWLRISEEHRGQLSPSFVPQLPGLPGSLVHEVNGRRERHLSPSFQVEKIRYCITKLDRELRGLDDIKDLKVGSVEEFQGQERSVILISTVRSSQSFVQLDLDFNLGFLKNPKRFNVAVTRAKALLIVVGNPLLLGHDPDWKVFLEFCKENGGYTGCPFPAKLDLQQGQNLLQGLSKFSPSTSGSHGHDCLPQEQEGEGGLSLQVEPEWRNEL; encoded by the exons CTTTGGGACCCCCGCCCCTGGCTTCTCCTCCATGCTGTATGGAATGAAGATTGCAAATCTGGCCTACGTCACCAAGACTCGGGTCAGGTTCTTCAGACTCGACCGCTGGGCCGACGTGCGGTTCCCAGAAAAGAGGAGAATGAAGCTGGGGTCAGATATCAGCAAACACCACAAGTCACTGCTAGCCAAGATCTTTTATGAcag GGCTGAGTATCTTCACGGGAAACACGGAGTGGATGTGGAAGTCCAGGGGCCCCATGAAGCCCGAGATGGGCAGCTCCTTATCCGCCTGGATTTGAACCGCAAAGAGGTGCTGACCCTGAGGCTTCGGAATGGCGGAACCCAGTCTGTTACCCTCACTCACCTCTTCCCACTTTGCCGGACACCCCAGTTTGCTTTCTACAATGAAGACCAGGAGTTGCCCTGTCCACTGGGCCCTG GTGAATGCTATGAACTCCATGTCCATTGTAAGACCAGCTTTGTGGGCTACTTCCCAGCCACAGTGCTCTGGGAGCTGCTGGGACCTGGGGAGTCGGGTTCGGAAGGAGCCGGCACATTCTACATTGCCCGCTTCTTGGCTGCCGTCGCCCACAGCCCCCTGGCTGCACAGCTGAAGCCCATGACTCCCTTCAAGCGGACCCGGATCACTGGAAACCCTGTGGTGACCAACCGgatagaggaaggagagagacctGACCG CGCTAAGGGCTATGACCTGGAGTTAAGTATGGCGCTGGGGACATACTACCCACCTCCCCGCCTCAGGCAGCTGCTCCCCATGCTTCTTCAGGGAACAAGTATCTTCACTGCCCCTAAGGAGATCGCTGAGATCAA GGCCCAGCTGGAGACAACCCTGAAGTGGAGGAACTATGAGGTGAAGCTGCGGCTGCTGCTGCACCTGGAAGAGCTGCAGATGGAGCATGATATCCGGCACTATGACCTGGAGTCAGTGCCCATGACCTGGGACCCCGTGGACCAGAACCCCAGGCTGCTCACGCTGGAG GTTCCTGGGGTGACCGAGAGCCGCCCCTCAGTGCTGCGGGGCGACCACCTGTTTGCCCTTTTGTCCTCGGAGACACACCAGGAGGACCCCGTCACATATAAGGGCTTTGTGCACAAGGTGGAATTGGACCGTGTCAAGCTAAGCTTTTCCATGAG CCTCCTGAGCCGCTTTGTGGATGGGCTGACCTTCAAGGTGAACTTTACCTTCAACCGCCAGCCCCTGCGAGTCCAGCACCGTGCCCTGGAGCTGACGGGGCGCTGGCTGCTGTGGCCCATGCTCTTTCCTGTGGCACCTCGGGACATCCCGCTGCTGCCCTCAGATGTGAAACTCAA GCTGTATGACCGGAGTCTGGAGTCAAACCCAGAGCAGCTGCAGGCCATGAGGCACATTGTCATGGGCACCACCCGTCCAGCCCCCTACATCATCTTTGGGCCTCCAGGCACCGGCAAGACCGTCACGTTAGTGGAGGCCATTAAGCAG GTGGTGAAGCACTTGCCCAAAGCCCACATCCTAGCCTGCGCTCCATCCAACTCAGGGGCTGACCTCCTCTGTCAAAGGCTCCGGGTCCACCTTCCCAGCTCCATCTACCGCCTCCTGGCCCCCAGCAGGGACATCCGCATGGTACCTGAGGACATCAAG CCCTGCTGCAACTGGGATGCAAAGAAGGGGGAGTATGTATTTCCCGCCAAGAAGAAGCTGCAGGAATACCGGGTCTTAATTACCACCCTCATCACTGCTGGCAG GTTGGTCTCGGCCCAGTTTCCCATTGATCACTTCACACACATCTTCATCGATGAGGCTGGCCACTGCATGGAGCCTGAGAGTCTGGTAGCTATAGCAG GGCTGATGGAAGTAAAGGAAACAGGCGATCCAGGAGGGCAGCTGGTGCTGGCAGGAGACCCTCGGCAGCTGGGGCCTGTGCTGCGTTCCCCACTGACCCAGAAGCATGGGCTGGGATACTCACTGCTGGAGCGGCTGCTCACCTACAACTCCCTGTACAAGAAGGGCCCTGAAGGCTATGACCCCCAGTTCATAACCAAGCTGCTCCGCAACTACAG GTCTCATCCCACCATCCTGGACATTCCTAACCAGCTCTATTATGAAGGGGAGCTGCAGGCCTGTGCTGATGTCGTGGATCGAGAACGCTTCTGCCGCTGGGCAGGCCTGCCTCGACAG GGCTTTCCCATCATCTTTCACGGCGTAATGGGCAAAGATGAGCGTGAGGGCAACAGCCCATCCTTCTTCAACCCTGAAGAGGCTGCCACAGTGACTTCTTACCTGAAGCTGCTCCTGGCCCCCTCCTCCAAGAAGGGCAAAGCCCGCCTGAGCCCCCGAAGCGTGGGCGTCATCTCCCCGTACCGGAAACAGGTCAGGTCCTCAGTTACCAGCAAGGGTGGGGCCCCTCCCCCAGATGGTACCTCCTTAATATCCAGACCACTAGGCAGAGGCTTCAGGAGCTTAGGCCTCTGCTGGCTCCGTATCTCAGAAGAGCACCGAGGTCAGCTGTCCCCTTCCTTTGTTCCCCAGCTCCCTGGCCTGCCAGGCTCCCTCGTGCATGAGGTTAATGGCAGGAGAGAAAGGCACCTGTCCCCCTCCTTCCAGGTGGAGAAAATCCGTTACTGCATCACCAAACTTGACAGGGAGCTTCGAGGACTGGATGACATCAAGGACTTGAAG GTGGGTTCAGTGGAAGAATTCCAAGGCCAAGAACGAAGCGTCATCCTCATCTCCACTGTGCGAAGCAGCCAGAGTTTTGTGCAGCTGGATCTGGACTTTAATCTGGGTTTCCTTAAGAACCCCAAG AGGTTCAATGTAGCTGTGACCCGGGCCAAGGCCCTGCTCATCGTCGTGGGGAACCCCCTTCTCCTGGGCCATGATCCCGACTGGAAAGT ATTCCTGGAGTTCTGTAAAGAAAACGGAGGGTATACCGGGTGTCCCTTCCCTGCCAAACTGGACCTGCAACAGGGACAGAATTTACTGCAAGGTCTGAGCAAGTTCAGCCCCTCTACCTCAG GGTCCCATGGTCATGACTGCCTCCCCCAGGAGCAGGAGGGTGAAGGGGGCCTGTCTCTGCAAGTGGAGCCAGAGTGGAGGAATGAGCTCTGA
- the MOV10 gene encoding helicase MOV-10 isoform X3 has protein sequence MPSKFSCRQLREAGQCFESFLVVRGLDMETDRERLRTIYNRDFKISFGTPAPGFSSMLYGMKIANLAYVTKTRVRFFRLDRWADVRFPEKRRMKLGSDISKHHKSLLAKIFYDRAEYLHGKHGVDVEVQGPHEARDGQLLIRLDLNRKEVLTLRLRNGGTQSVTLTHLFPLCRTPQFAFYNEDQELPCPLGPGECYELHVHCKTSFVGYFPATVLWELLGPGESGSEGAGTFYIARFLAAVAHSPLAAQLKPMTPFKRTRITGNPVVTNRIEEGERPDRAKGYDLELSMALGTYYPPPRLRQLLPMLLQGTSIFTAPKEIAEIKAQLETTLKWRNYEVKLRLLLHLEELQMEHDIRHYDLESVPMTWDPVDQNPRLLTLEVPGVTESRPSVLRGDHLFALLSSETHQEDPVTYKGFVHKVELDRVKLSFSMSLLSRFVDGLTFKVNFTFNRQPLRVQHRALELTGRWLLWPMLFPVAPRDIPLLPSDVKLKLYDRSLESNPEQLQAMRHIVMGTTRPAPYIIFGPPGTGKTVTLVEAIKQVVKHLPKAHILACAPSNSGADLLCQRLRVHLPSSIYRLLAPSRDIRMVPEDIKPCCNWDAKKGEYVFPAKKKLQEYRVLITTLITAGRLVSAQFPIDHFTHIFIDEAGHCMEPESLVAIAGLMEVKETGDPGGQLVLAGDPRQLGPVLRSPLTQKHGLGYSLLERLLTYNSLYKKGPEGYDPQFITKLLRNYRSHPTILDIPNQLYYEGELQACADVVDRERFCRWAGLPRQGFPIIFHGVMGKDEREGNSPSFFNPEEAATVTSYLKLLLAPSSKKGKARLSPRSVGVISPYRKQVEKIRYCITKLDRELRGLDDIKDLKVGSVEEFQGQERSVILISTVRSSQSFVQLDLDFNLGFLKNPKRFNVAVTRAKALLIVVGNPLLLGHDPDWKVFLEFCKENGGYTGCPFPAKLDLQQGQNLLQGLSKFSPSTSGSHGHDCLPQEQEGEGGLSLQVEPEWRNEL, from the exons CTTTGGGACCCCCGCCCCTGGCTTCTCCTCCATGCTGTATGGAATGAAGATTGCAAATCTGGCCTACGTCACCAAGACTCGGGTCAGGTTCTTCAGACTCGACCGCTGGGCCGACGTGCGGTTCCCAGAAAAGAGGAGAATGAAGCTGGGGTCAGATATCAGCAAACACCACAAGTCACTGCTAGCCAAGATCTTTTATGAcag GGCTGAGTATCTTCACGGGAAACACGGAGTGGATGTGGAAGTCCAGGGGCCCCATGAAGCCCGAGATGGGCAGCTCCTTATCCGCCTGGATTTGAACCGCAAAGAGGTGCTGACCCTGAGGCTTCGGAATGGCGGAACCCAGTCTGTTACCCTCACTCACCTCTTCCCACTTTGCCGGACACCCCAGTTTGCTTTCTACAATGAAGACCAGGAGTTGCCCTGTCCACTGGGCCCTG GTGAATGCTATGAACTCCATGTCCATTGTAAGACCAGCTTTGTGGGCTACTTCCCAGCCACAGTGCTCTGGGAGCTGCTGGGACCTGGGGAGTCGGGTTCGGAAGGAGCCGGCACATTCTACATTGCCCGCTTCTTGGCTGCCGTCGCCCACAGCCCCCTGGCTGCACAGCTGAAGCCCATGACTCCCTTCAAGCGGACCCGGATCACTGGAAACCCTGTGGTGACCAACCGgatagaggaaggagagagacctGACCG CGCTAAGGGCTATGACCTGGAGTTAAGTATGGCGCTGGGGACATACTACCCACCTCCCCGCCTCAGGCAGCTGCTCCCCATGCTTCTTCAGGGAACAAGTATCTTCACTGCCCCTAAGGAGATCGCTGAGATCAA GGCCCAGCTGGAGACAACCCTGAAGTGGAGGAACTATGAGGTGAAGCTGCGGCTGCTGCTGCACCTGGAAGAGCTGCAGATGGAGCATGATATCCGGCACTATGACCTGGAGTCAGTGCCCATGACCTGGGACCCCGTGGACCAGAACCCCAGGCTGCTCACGCTGGAG GTTCCTGGGGTGACCGAGAGCCGCCCCTCAGTGCTGCGGGGCGACCACCTGTTTGCCCTTTTGTCCTCGGAGACACACCAGGAGGACCCCGTCACATATAAGGGCTTTGTGCACAAGGTGGAATTGGACCGTGTCAAGCTAAGCTTTTCCATGAG CCTCCTGAGCCGCTTTGTGGATGGGCTGACCTTCAAGGTGAACTTTACCTTCAACCGCCAGCCCCTGCGAGTCCAGCACCGTGCCCTGGAGCTGACGGGGCGCTGGCTGCTGTGGCCCATGCTCTTTCCTGTGGCACCTCGGGACATCCCGCTGCTGCCCTCAGATGTGAAACTCAA GCTGTATGACCGGAGTCTGGAGTCAAACCCAGAGCAGCTGCAGGCCATGAGGCACATTGTCATGGGCACCACCCGTCCAGCCCCCTACATCATCTTTGGGCCTCCAGGCACCGGCAAGACCGTCACGTTAGTGGAGGCCATTAAGCAG GTGGTGAAGCACTTGCCCAAAGCCCACATCCTAGCCTGCGCTCCATCCAACTCAGGGGCTGACCTCCTCTGTCAAAGGCTCCGGGTCCACCTTCCCAGCTCCATCTACCGCCTCCTGGCCCCCAGCAGGGACATCCGCATGGTACCTGAGGACATCAAG CCCTGCTGCAACTGGGATGCAAAGAAGGGGGAGTATGTATTTCCCGCCAAGAAGAAGCTGCAGGAATACCGGGTCTTAATTACCACCCTCATCACTGCTGGCAG GTTGGTCTCGGCCCAGTTTCCCATTGATCACTTCACACACATCTTCATCGATGAGGCTGGCCACTGCATGGAGCCTGAGAGTCTGGTAGCTATAGCAG GGCTGATGGAAGTAAAGGAAACAGGCGATCCAGGAGGGCAGCTGGTGCTGGCAGGAGACCCTCGGCAGCTGGGGCCTGTGCTGCGTTCCCCACTGACCCAGAAGCATGGGCTGGGATACTCACTGCTGGAGCGGCTGCTCACCTACAACTCCCTGTACAAGAAGGGCCCTGAAGGCTATGACCCCCAGTTCATAACCAAGCTGCTCCGCAACTACAG GTCTCATCCCACCATCCTGGACATTCCTAACCAGCTCTATTATGAAGGGGAGCTGCAGGCCTGTGCTGATGTCGTGGATCGAGAACGCTTCTGCCGCTGGGCAGGCCTGCCTCGACAG GGCTTTCCCATCATCTTTCACGGCGTAATGGGCAAAGATGAGCGTGAGGGCAACAGCCCATCCTTCTTCAACCCTGAAGAGGCTGCCACAGTGACTTCTTACCTGAAGCTGCTCCTGGCCCCCTCCTCCAAGAAGGGCAAAGCCCGCCTGAGCCCCCGAAGCGTGGGCGTCATCTCCCCGTACCGGAAACAG GTGGAGAAAATCCGTTACTGCATCACCAAACTTGACAGGGAGCTTCGAGGACTGGATGACATCAAGGACTTGAAG GTGGGTTCAGTGGAAGAATTCCAAGGCCAAGAACGAAGCGTCATCCTCATCTCCACTGTGCGAAGCAGCCAGAGTTTTGTGCAGCTGGATCTGGACTTTAATCTGGGTTTCCTTAAGAACCCCAAG AGGTTCAATGTAGCTGTGACCCGGGCCAAGGCCCTGCTCATCGTCGTGGGGAACCCCCTTCTCCTGGGCCATGATCCCGACTGGAAAGT ATTCCTGGAGTTCTGTAAAGAAAACGGAGGGTATACCGGGTGTCCCTTCCCTGCCAAACTGGACCTGCAACAGGGACAGAATTTACTGCAAGGTCTGAGCAAGTTCAGCCCCTCTACCTCAG GGTCCCATGGTCATGACTGCCTCCCCCAGGAGCAGGAGGGTGAAGGGGGCCTGTCTCTGCAAGTGGAGCCAGAGTGGAGGAATGAGCTCTGA
- the MOV10 gene encoding helicase MOV-10 isoform X2, whose amino-acid sequence MLYGMKIANLAYVTKTRVRFFRLDRWADVRFPEKRRMKLGSDISKHHKSLLAKIFYDRAEYLHGKHGVDVEVQGPHEARDGQLLIRLDLNRKEVLTLRLRNGGTQSVTLTHLFPLCRTPQFAFYNEDQELPCPLGPGECYELHVHCKTSFVGYFPATVLWELLGPGESGSEGAGTFYIARFLAAVAHSPLAAQLKPMTPFKRTRITGNPVVTNRIEEGERPDRAKGYDLELSMALGTYYPPPRLRQLLPMLLQGTSIFTAPKEIAEIKAQLETTLKWRNYEVKLRLLLHLEELQMEHDIRHYDLESVPMTWDPVDQNPRLLTLEVPGVTESRPSVLRGDHLFALLSSETHQEDPVTYKGFVHKVELDRVKLSFSMSLLSRFVDGLTFKVNFTFNRQPLRVQHRALELTGRWLLWPMLFPVAPRDIPLLPSDVKLKLYDRSLESNPEQLQAMRHIVMGTTRPAPYIIFGPPGTGKTVTLVEAIKQVVKHLPKAHILACAPSNSGADLLCQRLRVHLPSSIYRLLAPSRDIRMVPEDIKPCCNWDAKKGEYVFPAKKKLQEYRVLITTLITAGRLVSAQFPIDHFTHIFIDEAGHCMEPESLVAIAGLMEVKETGDPGGQLVLAGDPRQLGPVLRSPLTQKHGLGYSLLERLLTYNSLYKKGPEGYDPQFITKLLRNYRSHPTILDIPNQLYYEGELQACADVVDRERFCRWAGLPRQGFPIIFHGVMGKDEREGNSPSFFNPEEAATVTSYLKLLLAPSSKKGKARLSPRSVGVISPYRKQVRSSVTSKGGAPPPDGTSLISRPLGRGFRSLGLCWLRISEEHRGQLSPSFVPQLPGLPGSLVHEVNGRRERHLSPSFQVEKIRYCITKLDRELRGLDDIKDLKVGSVEEFQGQERSVILISTVRSSQSFVQLDLDFNLGFLKNPKRFNVAVTRAKALLIVVGNPLLLGHDPDWKVFLEFCKENGGYTGCPFPAKLDLQQGQNLLQGLSKFSPSTSGSHGHDCLPQEQEGEGGLSLQVEPEWRNEL is encoded by the exons ATGCTGTATGGAATGAAGATTGCAAATCTGGCCTACGTCACCAAGACTCGGGTCAGGTTCTTCAGACTCGACCGCTGGGCCGACGTGCGGTTCCCAGAAAAGAGGAGAATGAAGCTGGGGTCAGATATCAGCAAACACCACAAGTCACTGCTAGCCAAGATCTTTTATGAcag GGCTGAGTATCTTCACGGGAAACACGGAGTGGATGTGGAAGTCCAGGGGCCCCATGAAGCCCGAGATGGGCAGCTCCTTATCCGCCTGGATTTGAACCGCAAAGAGGTGCTGACCCTGAGGCTTCGGAATGGCGGAACCCAGTCTGTTACCCTCACTCACCTCTTCCCACTTTGCCGGACACCCCAGTTTGCTTTCTACAATGAAGACCAGGAGTTGCCCTGTCCACTGGGCCCTG GTGAATGCTATGAACTCCATGTCCATTGTAAGACCAGCTTTGTGGGCTACTTCCCAGCCACAGTGCTCTGGGAGCTGCTGGGACCTGGGGAGTCGGGTTCGGAAGGAGCCGGCACATTCTACATTGCCCGCTTCTTGGCTGCCGTCGCCCACAGCCCCCTGGCTGCACAGCTGAAGCCCATGACTCCCTTCAAGCGGACCCGGATCACTGGAAACCCTGTGGTGACCAACCGgatagaggaaggagagagacctGACCG CGCTAAGGGCTATGACCTGGAGTTAAGTATGGCGCTGGGGACATACTACCCACCTCCCCGCCTCAGGCAGCTGCTCCCCATGCTTCTTCAGGGAACAAGTATCTTCACTGCCCCTAAGGAGATCGCTGAGATCAA GGCCCAGCTGGAGACAACCCTGAAGTGGAGGAACTATGAGGTGAAGCTGCGGCTGCTGCTGCACCTGGAAGAGCTGCAGATGGAGCATGATATCCGGCACTATGACCTGGAGTCAGTGCCCATGACCTGGGACCCCGTGGACCAGAACCCCAGGCTGCTCACGCTGGAG GTTCCTGGGGTGACCGAGAGCCGCCCCTCAGTGCTGCGGGGCGACCACCTGTTTGCCCTTTTGTCCTCGGAGACACACCAGGAGGACCCCGTCACATATAAGGGCTTTGTGCACAAGGTGGAATTGGACCGTGTCAAGCTAAGCTTTTCCATGAG CCTCCTGAGCCGCTTTGTGGATGGGCTGACCTTCAAGGTGAACTTTACCTTCAACCGCCAGCCCCTGCGAGTCCAGCACCGTGCCCTGGAGCTGACGGGGCGCTGGCTGCTGTGGCCCATGCTCTTTCCTGTGGCACCTCGGGACATCCCGCTGCTGCCCTCAGATGTGAAACTCAA GCTGTATGACCGGAGTCTGGAGTCAAACCCAGAGCAGCTGCAGGCCATGAGGCACATTGTCATGGGCACCACCCGTCCAGCCCCCTACATCATCTTTGGGCCTCCAGGCACCGGCAAGACCGTCACGTTAGTGGAGGCCATTAAGCAG GTGGTGAAGCACTTGCCCAAAGCCCACATCCTAGCCTGCGCTCCATCCAACTCAGGGGCTGACCTCCTCTGTCAAAGGCTCCGGGTCCACCTTCCCAGCTCCATCTACCGCCTCCTGGCCCCCAGCAGGGACATCCGCATGGTACCTGAGGACATCAAG CCCTGCTGCAACTGGGATGCAAAGAAGGGGGAGTATGTATTTCCCGCCAAGAAGAAGCTGCAGGAATACCGGGTCTTAATTACCACCCTCATCACTGCTGGCAG GTTGGTCTCGGCCCAGTTTCCCATTGATCACTTCACACACATCTTCATCGATGAGGCTGGCCACTGCATGGAGCCTGAGAGTCTGGTAGCTATAGCAG GGCTGATGGAAGTAAAGGAAACAGGCGATCCAGGAGGGCAGCTGGTGCTGGCAGGAGACCCTCGGCAGCTGGGGCCTGTGCTGCGTTCCCCACTGACCCAGAAGCATGGGCTGGGATACTCACTGCTGGAGCGGCTGCTCACCTACAACTCCCTGTACAAGAAGGGCCCTGAAGGCTATGACCCCCAGTTCATAACCAAGCTGCTCCGCAACTACAG GTCTCATCCCACCATCCTGGACATTCCTAACCAGCTCTATTATGAAGGGGAGCTGCAGGCCTGTGCTGATGTCGTGGATCGAGAACGCTTCTGCCGCTGGGCAGGCCTGCCTCGACAG GGCTTTCCCATCATCTTTCACGGCGTAATGGGCAAAGATGAGCGTGAGGGCAACAGCCCATCCTTCTTCAACCCTGAAGAGGCTGCCACAGTGACTTCTTACCTGAAGCTGCTCCTGGCCCCCTCCTCCAAGAAGGGCAAAGCCCGCCTGAGCCCCCGAAGCGTGGGCGTCATCTCCCCGTACCGGAAACAGGTCAGGTCCTCAGTTACCAGCAAGGGTGGGGCCCCTCCCCCAGATGGTACCTCCTTAATATCCAGACCACTAGGCAGAGGCTTCAGGAGCTTAGGCCTCTGCTGGCTCCGTATCTCAGAAGAGCACCGAGGTCAGCTGTCCCCTTCCTTTGTTCCCCAGCTCCCTGGCCTGCCAGGCTCCCTCGTGCATGAGGTTAATGGCAGGAGAGAAAGGCACCTGTCCCCCTCCTTCCAGGTGGAGAAAATCCGTTACTGCATCACCAAACTTGACAGGGAGCTTCGAGGACTGGATGACATCAAGGACTTGAAG GTGGGTTCAGTGGAAGAATTCCAAGGCCAAGAACGAAGCGTCATCCTCATCTCCACTGTGCGAAGCAGCCAGAGTTTTGTGCAGCTGGATCTGGACTTTAATCTGGGTTTCCTTAAGAACCCCAAG AGGTTCAATGTAGCTGTGACCCGGGCCAAGGCCCTGCTCATCGTCGTGGGGAACCCCCTTCTCCTGGGCCATGATCCCGACTGGAAAGT ATTCCTGGAGTTCTGTAAAGAAAACGGAGGGTATACCGGGTGTCCCTTCCCTGCCAAACTGGACCTGCAACAGGGACAGAATTTACTGCAAGGTCTGAGCAAGTTCAGCCCCTCTACCTCAG GGTCCCATGGTCATGACTGCCTCCCCCAGGAGCAGGAGGGTGAAGGGGGCCTGTCTCTGCAAGTGGAGCCAGAGTGGAGGAATGAGCTCTGA